One Algoriphagus sp. Y33 genomic window, CAAGTGTGAATATTCTCTTTTTCATAGATTAGATTATTTAGGGAAAAGAACTAAGGGGGAAATTACTTCAATTTGACCTCAATCAAAAAACCATTGGTGGATTTTACCTGGAATAGGATAAAGTAATTTCACCAACCAACTCTCCTTTTGGTGTTTCTAAGGTGACATTTTCCCGAATGATCAACTCCCTGTCTGTGATTTTCAGCAGTTTGTATACCACCACATTACCATCCTCTACCTGCGTGATCAATTGATCGTCTTCCACCTTCCACGTGCCTTTCCCATTATCATACTCACCTACAAGCTTCCCATAAGTTCCATCTTCGTTTAAAATCAGTTTACTGTTGAGATGTTGCTGAATTCCTCCATTGACTGTAACAACAAGGTCGGGACCTTCTTTCCTGATAAAGAAAAAATCACTTCCTTTCCAAGTGCCTATTAGCTTTTTCTCAAGACTACTAGAGCAGGACATAATACTTAGTAATAAAATAAGTAATGGAATGCCGGAAAAAATTTTACCCTTAATCATACTAGCATTTGGTTTGGTTTTATTCATCGATAGGATTGTTTTTAGAATTGGATGTTACTCGAAATTACTAGGATTATCCATACAGCTTTCGATAATGCTAAAATCAAGATCAATTCGAAAGTAATTCCCCTACAGTACTGCTTAAAGTAAAAGCCACTGAAAATCTCAGCGGCCTTTCATCAATAAACTTCCTTTTCAGAAACAAACAATCTACGAGAATGTCGTAGATTTTGTTAATTTTTTTTTAACGTTTGTAGGTAAGTGTAATTTTACCGGCAACAGTTCCCTGCGGAGTATCCATCTTTACTTCCTGTGCTGTAACCAGGGTATTATCACTTAATTCCTTAATCTTATAGACAACAACATTTTCTCTGGTATCAGTAGTAATAAAGCTATCTCCCTCTACTTTCCACACACCGCTTCCATTCATATCGTCTTGGTCAACAACTATTTGATAAGTCCCATTTTCTCTGACAATCAATCTGCCTTCCAAGTGAAGTTGTTTACCCCCTTCGATCATTGTCGTTATCTCTGGCCCCTGTGTTTGCACAAAGGAGAAATCTTTGCCCATCCACGTACCAATAATCTTTTTGTCTTTCCCAGCCATATCACAAGAGAAGAGCCCAATCATAAGCGCCACCAGTGGTACTGTTAGTAGAAATCTACTTTTGAGCATACGGTTTGATTTTGGTTTGTTCATCATAATTATTCTTTTTTTGGTTTGAAATTGATTGAAATTATTCATGAATTGAAGCCCACAGTCAGCACTGAGTTGCTTCAATAGTAGTCTCGAATAGGCAATGGGAGAATAGAACCGGGTGACAAACTGATCAGCTTGAAACTCGTGGATTTCACGCAAGTACTTTTCCAACACATAAACTAACGGGTTGAACCAATAAACCACTTTTACCACCTGAATCAACATAATGTCTATAGAATGGCACTGATCCACATGAACTGATTCATGCAGGACAATTTGCTGATACTCGCTATTTTCAGGATCAAAAGATGGTAGCAAAATATGTTTGAAAAAAGAAGATGGAACAAACTTTGGATTTACTACAACAGTTCTTTCTGCATATTGGATCTTAGAGGAACTACGAATTAATATCATCGTCTTTACTACTCCCCATACAAGTCTGACGGAAATAAATACTACTCCAAAAAAATACGCAAACATCAGGACTGCCAGCCAAGAAAATGTAATTCCTTCGGATGCCTGATTAGTTGTAGCGAATTTGGCCTCTGCCCACTGCAATGAACTATTTAAAGTATCCACTGAAGTAGCGTTTAAAAAACTAAAATCAAATGAAATCAAAGGCAAAAGCATAGCAAGGATCATTATACCCAGTAAAACAGCACGATTGCCTTGAAAAAACGTCAAGCGTTCAAATAGTACTATGTAAAAGACCAATCCAAGTCCTAACACCAAACTCCCTTCAAATAAGTAATTGATCAAACTATTCATGATTTGTTCTTTTTTTCGTAGCTGTCTATCAATTTCTGCATTTCCTGAATTTCTTTTTCAGACACTCTATTTTCCTTCACCATAAACGACAACACATTCTCCATAGATCCTCCAAAAAAAGTCTTCACCAAGTGATTAAAACTTTTCTTTCGGTAATCACTTTCTGCAATTATAGTATGGTATTCATTGGTTTTGCCATAAGATTTATGTCCGAGATAGCCCTTTTTCTCTAAAACTTTGACAGTGGAAGCTAGCGTAGTATAAGGTGGCTTGGGATCAGGAAGCTCATGCAATACATCCCGGACAATTGCCCGATTAAGCTTCCAAAATATCTTCATAATCTGTTCTTCGTACGTGGTCAACTCTTCCATGATATTAATGTAGAAAATGAATCTAGAAAAACCTACGAACAACTCGTAATATTACGTTTTGTTCGTAAATTTTAACAAAAAAAACACCTGAAGAATCTCCGGGTGTTTTCAGGTAATTAAAACTTAACTAAAGCTTAAAATTCACAGGGAGCATCATCTGCGTTTTGACAATTTTCCCGTCCTTTTTTCCCGGATTCCACTTGGGAGACTCTTTCACCAACCGCAGGACTTCCTCATCACAGCCTCCTCCTATACCTCTGACAATTTCCACAGCGGAAACATCACCGGTTTCCTGTACTACAAACGAGACCATTACCATTCCCTCTACATTTGCTTTTCTTGCAGCCTTTGGGTACGTCATGTTCTTGGCCAAGTAGTCATTCCACCCATCAATTCCTCCTGAAGGTGACGGCATTTCATCTACTTCTTTATAAACTTTCTCAGATTCTATTTGGGCAAAAGCCGATTGCTCAGGAAGAATAAAAACTAAAAACATAGCCATCAGAAGAAGTGAAGCTGCTTTTATGGGAGAATTTTGGATTGTTAGTTTCATGGTTTTGGTATTGGTTAATTCGTAATGATTATCTTCAATGGGTATTTTTAGATACTTGGTTTGGTTGTAAACCCGAATTTCAATGGTTTCGGGAAAATCACCCGCTACCGAAACATTGGCTTTTATACTTCTTCTTGATTTCAACCAAGCTTAAATCGTATCGGGAGTCTCATTCTGGTATTAACCGCCACACCACTTTGTGATCCCGGTGTCCAGTCAGGAGAGTTTTTTACAACGCGGATTGCTTCTTCATCAGCACCGCCCCCAACACCTCTGAGAACATTCACATCTGAAAGACTTCCATCAGCATTGACCACAAAAACCACAATCACAGTGCCTTCGATCCCCATTCTTCTGGCTTGAGCAGGGTAGGTCAAATTATTACTCAGATAGTTATTCCAACCCGCCATACCTCCTTGAGGATTGGGTTGATTTTCCACTACATCAAAAATTTCTTCTCCATCCTTTGCAAGCTTCCTCGCTTCCAAATCAGAAGGCCCTATCTTCACTTCTTTTATTTCACCTGCCATAGTCGGACCTTCTATATCCTCTTCAGGCGTCATTTCGCAAGAAAACACGAAAAACAAAGCTGCTAATACGGGAATTGCAAGCAGAAATCTGCGCATTTCCTTCTTTTGGGATTGTGGTTTACTCATCATAATAATTCTTTTTTTGGTTTGAAATTGATTGAAGTTGTTCATAAAGTGCCAGCCTTGTCCCCCGGTGATCATCTGTAGCAGAAGCCCTGAATACTCTTTCTTGGAATAAGTTAAAGTCACTCCCTGATCAGCCTGATATTCATGCACTTCACGCAGTGATTTTTCAAACTGGTAGATCAACGGATTAAACCAGAAGATGATTTTGGCGAACTGTACCAGCAGCAAATCCCAACTATGCTTCAGACGCACATGAACTGATTCATGCAATACGATCTGCTTCTGCTCGGATCTGTTAGGATCAAAATCCGGAAGCAGTATATAGCTGAAAAAAGAAGCCGGAATAAACTCGGGATGCACCGCTATCCAGTAATTCCGGTAATACATTAACCTCGATTTTCCAAGCAAACGCTGTGAGGTGAAAAAACCCAAGATCAAGTGAACTGTCATCACAACCACACCGACTAAGTAAGTGTAAAAAACAATTTCCTGCCAAGAGAAGTTTACTGTCCCTGATGCCACTTCCTTACCTACCAAAAATTCAGGAAGTAAAATTTCAGCAGTCCCGATTGATGCCATCCCCAGATTAAAAGACAGCATGGGAATCACAAACGACAGCATCAACATACTGATCAAAATCACACGGTTCAGCGTGAAAAATGTCAACTCACTCAAGACAAATCGATAGAAAAGCACGGTGATGCCAACACAGATACTCGCTTCGGCTAGATAGATTAGGATTGCATTCATGGCTCAGTAGGTTTGTCCATATCATCGATCATCTTCTGTAGATCTTCGATTTCCTTGTCCGAAATCTTATTTTCCTTCACCATAAAGGAGAGGAAATTACCCACCGAACCTTCAAAATAATGCTTCACCAATTGATTCACACTTTTTTTGCTGTAGTCAGCCTGTGTGATCAGAGGGAAATAAAGGTGCGTGGTGCCGTAAGCTTTGTGATCCAGATAACCTTTCTTCTCAAGTAGCTTGATAGAAGATGCCAAGGTGGTATAGGGCGGCTTTGGTTCTGGAAGCTCTTCAAGTACATCCCGGACAAGCGCTTTTTCGAGTCTCCAAAAAATCCGCATTATCCTTTCTTCGTTGCTATTCAATTCGTTCATAGCCCTAAGCTAAAAACGAATTTTTAATAATCCTACGATTTTTTCGTAAAACAACGAAAAGAATGCACCAGAGAATATTAAAGCATACACATAGATGCTTCTATATAACTAATTATCAGTCTTTCAAAAAAAATCTGGATACCATAAGAATTAGCGGAAAGAAAGTTCAACTCTTCTGATTAAGTACATTTAAATTTAATCAATGCCTGGACTGGCTTAGAATAAAGCTAATTGGCCAACCGCTTTCATTCGTCCTCCGGTTCGATGTCTACTGAAGCCGTTAAGATCGGGGTTACACTGAAATAGCCCAAGACATCCTGGCTTCCTTCTATCACTTTGATATTGGTGTCGGGATTTTGGGGAGGAGGACTGAATAATCCACCATCATTGTAAAGAAGATTGACCAGCTGGACTAAGTAATCGTAAGGCTGTTTATTTAATCTATAGAGCTCCAACCTTACTTTATCGCCCACTTCAAAGTCATAGTCCAGTTCAAGCCCCTTTTCAAAAACAGTTAAACCAAAAGTGTCATCAAAAAGCAAGTAATCATCACGGTCATTCTTTAGCGTATCATTCTCAATTACACGGATTCGATAATAATTATCTTCTTCAAAAGGGATTCTACCAAATACTTTGATATAGTAGCCTTCATCCCGGAATAGCCTTTCTTTTTCAAAGTTATAAGTGACACTGTCGACAATAGGAGGTTCCAGCATCACTCCTTCTGCAGTGTATTCGTTGCCCTCCCATTTCACAAACAACTGATAGGTTTCACCGATTTGGGCTATTTTTCCGGGCGAATTAGGCCTATAACTGGATGTTTGATGGTCGTAAGAAAAGGGGATAACCTCTTTATTGCCTGAGTTGAGGATATAAACCTGGGCACTCCCTACCACATCCATCTCTGTGCTGTCAAAATAGCTTTGTGCCAAGGTCACCTTCACTTCATTATAAAAAGGCCTGTCAGACCATATTGCTTCAATCACAGGAAACTGAGAATCGGCTGAACGCAGAGGAAGTTCCACTTCCTCTTGACAAGAAAATGCCAGCATTGCCAGAAATATGATACTTATTCTTTTCATGTTAAAATTCAAAATTATAGGTAACTGAGGGCAAAAATGTAAATAGGTAAGTCATCACAATTCCTTGCCTCACTGATTCTATAGGACCATCATCTTCTTTGCTATATCTGATATCATCGTTATAGATCTCCCTGAACTCATAAGAGAAAGGATTTTTCCGTCCATACAGGTTGTAAATGCTAAAATTCCAGCTTCCTCTCCATTTCCTTCCCTTATCGGCATTTCTCCAAGTGACTGACGCATCCATTCTATGGTAATCAGGAAACCTGTCCTGATTTCTATACTTAGAATAAAGAGGAACAGGCTGCAAATCCACAGAATAAAGCCCCACTGGAAATGAGACAGCCTGCCCTGTGGTGTAGATAAATGTCAATCCCGCTGACCATGATGGTGAAAACTCATGATTCAAAACCAGCGTGATATCATGGGGTCGATCATAGCGGGGATTATATTTCAATCCTTCGGAGACTCCTGGAGTCTTACGCCAAGACCGGGACCAAGTATATGCCAACCAGCCGGTGGTTTTCCCCACATTCTTTCTCAGCAGGAACTCAGCTCCATACGCCCAGCCATTTCCGGTAAGTATTTCCGTCTCCACTTGATCGGTAAAAAGTATTTGAGCACCATTTCTCAAATCAATGATGTTCTTGAAATCCTTATAATATCCTTCTACAGAAAATTCCCATCTGTTATTATCAAAATTCCGGAATAAGCCGAGCGAAACCTGATCTGACCTTATTGGAGGGACATAAGTTCCTGCCAAAATCCACCTATCTATAGGCAATCCTGCAGAGCTATTGGAAGCGATCTGAACATATTGAAAATTTCGGTTATAGGCTGTTTTAAGAGAAAACTCATCATTAATCAAATATCTAAATGCAACTCTGGGTTCTAATCCCTGATAAAATTTGATCTTTTCTAACGTCCTGTAATTCAATGTATCCATAATCGGAGCATTCGGAGTTGGAATGTCTCCTTCATAGAAATAATCCACTCCTTTGCCTACTTGATTATAAAAACCCCATCTAAGCCCTGCCTCCGCGCTTAATTTTGAAGTGATTTCATACGTCAGGCCTGCAAATAAATTATTAAGCAAGCCATTTTTTGCATTGGTATCGAATGGTTCAATACTACTATCACCTGTAGGATTTAGAGCTATAGGTGCAAAATGGTAAAACTGGCTGTGAAAGCCCCAATAAGTCTGAAGAGACTCTCCTTTCAGGAAAGTCCAAATGCCCTTTATACCCGACTCTGAAAGATTGTTTTTCCACTCAAAACCGGTACTCGGATCGTCCAGCTCCACGCTGTAATTATACCTGGAATGATATCCTTGCAGATCAAAGAACAGGTTATCGGAAATATTTCTATTCCACTGAACAGAAGACACCCAATTGGTCCAGCCTAATCCAAATTGGTCATCAAGACCAAGAAAATCACTTCCTTGATAACTCGAAACAGTGAGCTTATCTTTTTCGCTCAGAATAAAGGACAGTTTCCCGCTAAGATCATGAAAATTCAGCTTGTTATTATTGATATCAGTATCGTTGGAAAGCTTCAAAAAAAGGTCTGCATAAGTTCTTCTACCTGAAATCACAAAAGTTGATTTCTCAGAAAACAGTGGTCCGTCTAAAGTCAATCTGGAAGAAATGGTCCCTATACCCCCTTCTCCATGAACCTGTTGATTATTGCCTTCCCGAAGTGAAACATCAATCAAAGACGATAGTCTTCCTCCATAAGACGCCGGCATATTTCCCTTATAGAGCTCTACCTGATCGAGTGCATCTGGATTGAAAACAGAGAAAAACCCAAAGAAATGCGAAGGATTGTAAACGGGCGCACCGTCCAGCTGCACCAAATTCTGATCAGCGGAACCCCCACGGACAAAAAGTCCGGTGGTTCCCTCTCCCGCTGTCTGAACTCCCGGAAGCAGCTGCAAACTTCTGAGCAGATCTACCTCGCCAAACAGTGCAGGAATATTTTTAATGGTGGCAATGGGGATGGTAGCTTTCCCCGTTTCCATATTTCTGACTTGCTCATCCGGTCTTCTCTCCTGGATAATAATCTCATCGAGGGACATTTCTTCCGCTTTTAAGAAAAAACGTTGTGCTTTATCAAGGTCTTTTGCGGTAATTACCCGGGTAGAACTTTCAAACCCAACAAAGGAAACCACCAAGCGGGCAGGAAGGGATTTGACTTGTATGCGAAAAGCCCCATCCAAATCAGCAACTACTCCGGAGGACACATCTCCTTCCCAGTAAACGCTTGCACCGGGAAGCGGGGATGAATTACTTGCATCAATCACCTCAGCGGTAAAAAACACTGTTTCCTGAGCGATACTCTCGAAAAAAGATAAAATGAAAATGAAAAAGAAAATTAATTTACTCCGTTTGGCAGTTGCCTTCATGCTGCTTTAATTAGAAACTCTATTCAAAGCTACACGATTCAAAAAAATTAATGTTTGTTAATTATTAAGAACATTTGAATTTATGTCCACCACTTGCAGCATTCCTCCTTTTAAAGTAATCTTTATTTTATAATTTCAGGTCATGATTTGGGCATATCCGGACGTAAAACTCACCCTCTTGCTAGCCGGCATTTTCGGCTTGCTGTATTTTGTTTATCTATTTCGCTACTGGAAGATCAACCGTAAGCTCGTAGTACAGAAGCGCAGACTGTTCACCAAAGTAGTCATCAGAACAATCTATTTTGTGCTGTTTCTCATTGCATTTGCAGGACCTTCCATAGGGACTTCGCTAAAAGAAATACAGGAAGAGGGAAAGGACATCTTTATTGCGGTAGATCTATCCCAGTCCATGAATGCCACCGACATAGGTCCAAGCCGTCTTCAGCGCATTAAGTTTGAGTTGAAAAACTTGACAAAAAGTTTTCCCTCAGATAGAATCGGGCTGATTATTTTCAGTTCAGAGGCGTTTCTCCAATGCCCCCTTACCTTTGATCAAAGTGTGCTGCAATTGTATATCGACGGTCTGAATACGGGACTGGTTCCCAATTTCGGTACAGACCTCAACGGACCACTGAGAATGGCTGAAGACAGATTTCTCAGTGACGAAAGTCAGGAAGTGAAATCCAAATCAATTATCCTCATATCTGACGGAGAAAATTTCGGGGATGATCTGGAGGAAATTGGTTCCCGGTTGAACAATGAAGGAATAAAAGTATTCTCTCTGGGGATTGGAACTACAGGTGGAAGTAGCATACCCAGAGGAAACGGCCTGGTGATAGATCCCAAAACGGGCAAACCGGCACAAACTGCTCTTGACCGCTCACCTCTCCAACAAATTGCAGCAGAGACTAACGGGCAATACTTTGAAATTTCTGATGAAGTTCAGGAAATTGGAGACTTGACTGCCGCCCTGGAACGGCTGGAAGGTGGAGTGACCGGATCTAGAATTGTGGAAGCTTCCGCAAATAAGTACTTTTATTTCCTCTTGGCCGGTTTAGTACTTTCTTTGCTGGATATGATGTTACCAATCAAAACTATCAAATTATAAATGAATTGGAGTAAGCTAATATTGGCTGTTTTTCTACTGATTCCCGCCTCTTGGACTCGGGTTTCCAGATTAAATTCCGCAATTGATTTGGCAGGAGAAAGCTATGCTAAAGCTGAATACGAGCAGTCTATCACAAACCATCAGATCCTAATCGATGAGTTCGCATATTCTTCCCCTGAACTAGATTATAATCTGGGACTAAGTAATCAATATGCAGAGAAACTAGAAGAGGCCAGTGCATTTTATGATAAAACTTCAGTCACTCCAAATAAGGTACTCGCCTCCTTTGCCTTCAATCAGGGGGGAATACTTCTTGGAAATAAAAAAGAATATGAGGCGGCTTTGAGCAAATTTAAATCTGCTTTGATCCAAGATCCCAACAATGAGGTAGCTAGACACAATTATGAATTGTTGGCTCGGTGGTTGCAACGGGATGAGGAACGCAAAAATGAAGATCAAAACAAACCCGATCCGTCAGAGTTTGCCAAGCGTAAAAAAGCCGAGGCAGATAGAATGGTGGAACAATTCCGCTTCAAGGATGCGTTTAACCTTATGAATGAAGCTTTGCAACAAGATGAAACCGTTGCGGCTTATCAGCAGTTTATCAGCAGTCTTCAAGAAATCACAGAGATCGATGAAAAATAAAATTCTAATACTTCTGGGATTAACTTTCACACTTAGCATAGCTACGGGTAATGCGCAAACTTCGGGAGAATACTTTAACCGCGCCGCCCGCTCTTATGTCAAAACAGAAAAAGAACAGGCTTTGGCTACGGTAAACGACGGTTTGTCCAAGTATCCCACCGATGCAAAACTTCAAGCTTTGAAAGAAAAACTGGAGAAAGAACAGGAAGAACAGGACAAGCAGGATCAGCAAAACCAACAAAATCAAGACCAGCAAAATCAGGAGCAAAAAGAGCAGCAGCAAGACAACTCCAGCCAAGGTGAAGATGGCAACCAGCAAGAACAAAAAGAAGATGGTGATAAAACCGACGAAGATAAAGCCAAAGAATCCCAAGCAGGCGATCCATCAGAACAAAGCGACGACAAACCGGGCGAAAATGCCAATGATCAGATGGATGCCAATCTAGCTGACAAACAAAAAACTATGGAGGAGTTTAAGGAAAAGCTAAAAGCAATGAACCTAACCCCCGAGCAAGCTGCACAAATACTCGAAAGCATGAATGCGGCAGAGTTACGTCACATTCAGCAAAACAAGAAAAAAGCTACTGAACGACCTAAGAGAGGGATTCCTGATTGGTAAAAGATAGATTTTAGATTCAAGATATTAGATTCAAGACTTGGGGATCTGGAACGATTAATATGCAGGAGTCCTAAAAAAATTTCTTTGAATTGTTAATGATTCATAGCTCTAGATTCTTCACTTTAATTTCTTAATTCTAACATCTAGTGTCTAACGTCTAGAATCTAACATCTTAATTAAACCCAACTAACCATGATCAAAGAAGTATATATCGTCTCTGCCGTAAGGACTCCTTTGGGGAGTTTTGGAGGAAAATTAGCCGGACTTACAGCAATAGAACTTGGCAGTACAGCCATTAAGGGAGCCTTAGCCAAGGCAGGTGTCCAATCAGAATCAGTTCAGGAAGTTTTTATGGGAAATGTGATTTCCGCCAACCTTGGACAAGCCCCTGCCCGTCAGGCAGCCATAGGTGCAGGAATCGGCTACAATGTTCCTTGTACCACCGTCAACAAAGTCTGCGCTTCAGGGATGAAAGCAGTGATGTTTGGTGCCCAGTCTATCATGCTTGGCATCAATGACG contains:
- a CDS encoding TonB family protein — protein: MNAILIYLAEASICVGITVLFYRFVLSELTFFTLNRVILISMLMLSFVIPMLSFNLGMASIGTAEILLPEFLVGKEVASGTVNFSWQEIVFYTYLVGVVVMTVHLILGFFTSQRLLGKSRLMYYRNYWIAVHPEFIPASFFSYILLPDFDPNRSEQKQIVLHESVHVRLKHSWDLLLVQFAKIIFWFNPLIYQFEKSLREVHEYQADQGVTLTYSKKEYSGLLLQMITGGQGWHFMNNFNQFQTKKRIIMMSKPQSQKKEMRRFLLAIPVLAALFFVFSCEMTPEEDIEGPTMAGEIKEVKIGPSDLEARKLAKDGEEIFDVVENQPNPQGGMAGWNNYLSNNLTYPAQARRMGIEGTVIVVFVVNADGSLSDVNVLRGVGGGADEEAIRVVKNSPDWTPGSQSGVAVNTRMRLPIRFKLG
- a CDS encoding BlaI/MecI/CopY family transcriptional regulator, which encodes MNELNSNEERIMRIFWRLEKALVRDVLEELPEPKPPYTTLASSIKLLEKKGYLDHKAYGTTHLYFPLITQADYSKKSVNQLVKHYFEGSVGNFLSFMVKENKISDKEIEDLQKMIDDMDKPTEP
- a CDS encoding energy transducer TonB — its product is MKSRRSIKANVSVAGDFPETIEIRVYNQTKYLKIPIEDNHYELTNTKTMKLTIQNSPIKAASLLLMAMFLVFILPEQSAFAQIESEKVYKEVDEMPSPSGGIDGWNDYLAKNMTYPKAARKANVEGMVMVSFVVQETGDVSAVEIVRGIGGGCDEEVLRLVKESPKWNPGKKDGKIVKTQMMLPVNFKL
- a CDS encoding DUF4249 family protein; translation: MKRISIIFLAMLAFSCQEEVELPLRSADSQFPVIEAIWSDRPFYNEVKVTLAQSYFDSTEMDVVGSAQVYILNSGNKEVIPFSYDHQTSSYRPNSPGKIAQIGETYQLFVKWEGNEYTAEGVMLEPPIVDSVTYNFEKERLFRDEGYYIKVFGRIPFEEDNYYRIRVIENDTLKNDRDDYLLFDDTFGLTVFEKGLELDYDFEVGDKVRLELYRLNKQPYDYLVQLVNLLYNDGGLFSPPPQNPDTNIKVIEGSQDVLGYFSVTPILTASVDIEPEDE
- a CDS encoding TonB-dependent receptor; this translates as MKATAKRSKLIFFFIFILSFFESIAQETVFFTAEVIDASNSSPLPGASVYWEGDVSSGVVADLDGAFRIQVKSLPARLVVSFVGFESSTRVITAKDLDKAQRFFLKAEEMSLDEIIIQERRPDEQVRNMETGKATIPIATIKNIPALFGEVDLLRSLQLLPGVQTAGEGTTGLFVRGGSADQNLVQLDGAPVYNPSHFFGFFSVFNPDALDQVELYKGNMPASYGGRLSSLIDVSLREGNNQQVHGEGGIGTISSRLTLDGPLFSEKSTFVISGRRTYADLFLKLSNDTDINNNKLNFHDLSGKLSFILSEKDKLTVSSYQGSDFLGLDDQFGLGWTNWVSSVQWNRNISDNLFFDLQGYHSRYNYSVELDDPSTGFEWKNNLSESGIKGIWTFLKGESLQTYWGFHSQFYHFAPIALNPTGDSSIEPFDTNAKNGLLNNLFAGLTYEITSKLSAEAGLRWGFYNQVGKGVDYFYEGDIPTPNAPIMDTLNYRTLEKIKFYQGLEPRVAFRYLINDEFSLKTAYNRNFQYVQIASNSSAGLPIDRWILAGTYVPPIRSDQVSLGLFRNFDNNRWEFSVEGYYKDFKNIIDLRNGAQILFTDQVETEILTGNGWAYGAEFLLRKNVGKTTGWLAYTWSRSWRKTPGVSEGLKYNPRYDRPHDITLVLNHEFSPSWSAGLTFIYTTGQAVSFPVGLYSVDLQPVPLYSKYRNQDRFPDYHRMDASVTWRNADKGRKWRGSWNFSIYNLYGRKNPFSYEFREIYNDDIRYSKEDDGPIESVRQGIVMTYLFTFLPSVTYNFEF
- a CDS encoding BlaI/MecI/CopY family transcriptional regulator, whose translation is MEELTTYEEQIMKIFWKLNRAIVRDVLHELPDPKPPYTTLASTVKVLEKKGYLGHKSYGKTNEYHTIIAESDYRKKSFNHLVKTFFGGSMENVLSFMVKENRVSEKEIQEMQKLIDSYEKKNKS
- a CDS encoding M56 family metallopeptidase encodes the protein MNSLINYLFEGSLVLGLGLVFYIVLFERLTFFQGNRAVLLGIMILAMLLPLISFDFSFLNATSVDTLNSSLQWAEAKFATTNQASEGITFSWLAVLMFAYFFGVVFISVRLVWGVVKTMILIRSSSKIQYAERTVVVNPKFVPSSFFKHILLPSFDPENSEYQQIVLHESVHVDQCHSIDIMLIQVVKVVYWFNPLVYVLEKYLREIHEFQADQFVTRFYSPIAYSRLLLKQLSADCGLQFMNNFNQFQTKKRIIMMNKPKSNRMLKSRFLLTVPLVALMIGLFSCDMAGKDKKIIGTWMGKDFSFVQTQGPEITTMIEGGKQLHLEGRLIVRENGTYQIVVDQDDMNGSGVWKVEGDSFITTDTRENVVVYKIKELSDNTLVTAQEVKMDTPQGTVAGKITLTYKR
- a CDS encoding VWA domain-containing protein, with protein sequence MIWAYPDVKLTLLLAGIFGLLYFVYLFRYWKINRKLVVQKRRLFTKVVIRTIYFVLFLIAFAGPSIGTSLKEIQEEGKDIFIAVDLSQSMNATDIGPSRLQRIKFELKNLTKSFPSDRIGLIIFSSEAFLQCPLTFDQSVLQLYIDGLNTGLVPNFGTDLNGPLRMAEDRFLSDESQEVKSKSIILISDGENFGDDLEEIGSRLNNEGIKVFSLGIGTTGGSSIPRGNGLVIDPKTGKPAQTALDRSPLQQIAAETNGQYFEISDEVQEIGDLTAALERLEGGVTGSRIVEASANKYFYFLLAGLVLSLLDMMLPIKTIKL